Below is a genomic region from Nitrospinaceae bacterium.
CTGCCGTTTAATAGTAGAAATTGTTTGGGGATGGTGGAACCCATGCGGGTTCCCTGACCGGCGGCGGGAATGATGACGGAAACTTTCATGGCTTGAAATCATACCGTGAAGGACGTTTTGTTTCAAACATACAGTTTCTTAAGGAAAAATAATTTCAAACGCCTGGGTTAAATCTTCGACAAAACAAAGCTCCATACGGCTTTTAGGAAGGGACTTGCTTTTCTTCGCTGTGGCGGGAACGATGCAACGCTCAAATCCCAGCCGTTCGGCTTCCACGATCCTCGGCTCCAACTGCATGACAGAGCGCACTTCCCCCGTCAGACCGACCTCGCCGATCATGACGGTCTGCAAGTCGATCATCTGGTTTTTTAAACTGCTGGCGATAGCCGCCGCAATTCCTAAGTCGATCGCAGGTTCATTCACCTTGATGCCGCCGGCGATGTTGACAAAGATATCTTCCCCCTGGAATTGCAGACCCAGCCGTTTTTCCATGATGGCAATCATAAGAGTCATGCGGTTCTGGTCGAAACCGGTCGCCATGCGCCTGGGCATTCCAATCGAGGAAGAGGCGCTGACCAGCGCCTGAACCTCCACCAGCAACGTGCGACTGCCTTCAAGACTGGAGACGATGACGGAACCGGGGCAATTCTTAGGCCGCTCGGACAGAAAAATTTCCGACGGATTTTCCACGGTGACCAGGCCTTCCGGCCGCATCTCGAAGACACCAATTTCCGGAGTGGACCCGAACCGGTTTTTGATCGTCCGCAACAGGCGGTAGGAATGGCCTCTTTCGCCTTCGAAATAGATCACCGTGTCCACGATATGTTCCAGGGCTTTTGGCCCGGCAAGAGCCCCGTCCTTGGTGATATGGCCGATCAACAAAGCCGCCAGGGAACGCTTTTTGACATCCTGGAATATCTTGAAAGCCACTTCGCGGACCTGCCCGATACTGCCGGGGGCTGAGGGCAACTCCGAAGTATAAAAAGTTTGAATGGAATCCAGCACCAGAACCGCAGGATCCACACGGTCGATCAACCGCTCGACTTCCTCGATGCAGATTTCAGGACTGATGAGAAGGTTGTCCGAAAGGGCGTCCAGCCGTTCGGCCCGGAGCTTGATCTGCGCGGGGGATTCTTCGCCGGAAATATATAAGACCTTTCTTCCAGAGCGGGCGATACAGCCCATGCTTTGTAGCAGTAGCGTGGACTTGCCGATCCCGGGGTTGCCACCCACAAGAGTCAACGAACCCTCCACCATTCCACCGCCTAAAGTGCGGTCGAACTCGCTGATCCCCGTGCTCCAGCGTTTTTTGTTCAGGGGTTCGACGTCGGTGATCGGTTGCACACCGCTGTCTTTGTTCCCTCCGGGTGAGGCCAATGATTTAGACGCACTGCGGCGCCCGCGAATCGCCTCCTCGGAGAACGAATTCCACTCTTCGCATCCGGGGCATTTCCCCAGCCACTTGGAAACGCGGTGACCGCAGTTTTGACAAACGTATTCAGATACGGGTTTGGCCATGGGGGTAAAAAAACCGGGTGGACAGAGATGGGTCGAATAACTTTTGCAGGCACATTTTAGCCATTTTCGAGCAATTTTCTATTCAAATATTTAGGTTTTCTTCCTTCGACGGCCCAGCAAGGGGGTTTTAAGTCATTCAAAATCAACAAACTAAAAAACCTATACAAAAAGTTTGATTTTGTATAAATAAAACCTTGACAATTCCACACAATTGTCTAATATTGATCCTATACAGTTAGTCAATTATTCACTCACTGATCATACAAATTCAAACTCAGGAGAAACCAAAATGAAAACAAAAAAAATCATCATCGCATCGGCAACCGCCCTTACATTAAGCCTCGGCAGTGCTGTTTCGAGCCTTGCACACACAGGGCACGATCATTCCAGCCTTCCTCTCAACTGGACATTTGCTAATGGAACGGCGCAAAAAGTGGCCATGGCCCTGGATTCTCAACATGGGACAAAAATTAAAGGTTTGTCTAAGTTTGAACAGAAAATGCTCGATCACTATGGAATCAAAGTCGGAAATACCTTCAAATCGTTGAGCGCAAGCGAACCGGTGCAGGTTAAAAGGACCACCCTCGGTATCGAAATCGAAAAAATCGGTCCTGTGAACCTCCCTTCCACCTGGCAGATTCCCTTAAGAAAGAACCATACCGTTTCTTTGGCTTCCACGGGAGCTCACCAGCATGGTGGTCACGACCATTCACAACTTCCTTACGAATGGCAGTTTTCCAGGTCCACGGAGAACAAAATTCAAAAACGCATGGCCTCAAGCGAAAAGGCAGGCTTTGTCGGGTTGACGCGGTTCGAACAAAAACTGCTGGACCGCTATGGAATCAAAGTGGGAAACAGGGTCCATTCCGTCGTTGATGGACAAAAAGTGATTGTCGAAAGAACCTCTGGTGGAATCCGTACCCTCGACTCCAATGGCGGCCTGTCTGTAGCTTCCAACATGGAAACATCAAACATGTAACTGGAAAACATTTATTAACCTCTAAACAGGAAGTTCGTCATGAAAACGATTTCGATACTGACACTGGTAACAGCAGGCTTTTGGTTGACGCTCTTTACCTCCAGCTTTAATCCGGCCAAACCAGAGTCCCCCGGGAACAACTTCCAACCTGCGGCAAACGAGCCTTCATCAACACTGCCGCAAGGTTGGATGAGCGATTTAGAATCGGGTTTTGCATTCACATCCCTGTCCGAGGAACACGATAAGATTCAAATCGAATTGGGCCTGGGAACTTTTGAGCCGCAACCCGGACATGGTTTCCAGAAAAAGCTACGGGGCAAGGAAGCACCCAACATCAACCCGAGGGCAGTCTAATGAATCCAGCCGCGAACAAAAAGGACCTTCTCACCATCGGCGAGCTTTCCAGGTTGACCGGCATCACGACGTTCTCCTTGCGAATGTGGGAGAAGCGGTACGGGGCGCCAAAGTCGCAACGCCTTCCGTCTGGACACAGAAGGTACCCGAAAGACGAAGTTCCCCGCTTAAGGGCGATCGCCAAAGCTCTGGATTCCGGCTACCGGGCCAGCAAGGTGGTCTGCGGCACCCTGGAGGAATTGCACAAACTGCTCGGCTCACAGCTTCCACTTCCTTCTTCAAAGGGGCTCTCGAAAGATACGGACGAATCGTTTATAGAAACTCAGGTCAAGATTGAGCGGTGGTTGGAAGCCGTGCACCGGTTCGATGAATTTACCCTGACCCGGGGGTTCCATGACGAGTGGGGCAAAAACGGTCCCTTGGACTTCACTCTGAATTTTGCCGTCCCCTTCGTTTATCAGGTCGGCCAAGGCTGGGAGACCGGTGAATTGACCGTGTCTCAGGAACATTTTGCATCAGAGAAACTCGAGCACTTTCTGAGCGGCATGTGGAGGCGCATGAACGAAAGAAAACAAGGGCCGGTGGTTTTATTGACGACGCTTCCCAAAGATCCGCATCGGCTGGGCATACAGATGTGCGCCGCAGTCACCGCCATCACCGAAGCGAGGGTGATTTACCTGGGGCCGGACACCCCTTGCGAAGAAATCCTCTGGGCGGTCGAACAATGCCAGACAGACGTCTTGTGCATCAGCGTTTCGCCAACCATGGACCCCGTCGAAGTCGTAAACCATCTGCAAACGATGAGGATAAATTTAAAGCAAAAAATCGAGCTGGTGGTTGGAGGAACAGGAGTTCCACAAGAACTGCCCGGAATCATCCGGCTCAACGATTTCTCTGAATACTACGACTGGTTGACAACAAGGAAAATAAAATGAAGACCCGAGGCGGGCCCATAGCATTTTACGGGGAGGAAGAAAGGATCAGGTGCCTTGATGGCATACGAGTGCAGAATTTACGATTCCAAGGGCAAATTAAAAAAAACAATCCACAAAAAAGAAAGTTTGAACCAATCTACACAAAAAATTTTGTCACAGAAATCCACGCAAAGATCGAGGGGTTTTATAAAAAACTTCCACTATGGAAAACAGGAAAAAGTTTCGTCACAAAGGTTTTATGCAAAGGTCTGTGTGGTTTGCGAAAAGCAGTTTCATTGCAGACATCCTTCAGGAAAGTACTGTTCGCATGAATGCCAGAAAAGAAATTATTACCTGAAGAAAAAGGAACCATTCAAGAACAAACTTTAATAAGGAGGCACCATGTTCTATGAGGTGAAAATATTAAACCCAAAGGGAAAAGTAAAGAAAGTTGTTTCCCCTTCACAATTGAGCAAGCGATATTGGAACGATTTCTATATTAAATTGAATCCTGCCCGCGACGAAAAATCGCGGCGCAAACAACGTTCCAGTATCGGAAAATGCGCGTAAATACACGCCAGGTCCTTTTGATCGCAACTCAAGGGAATCCGGTGAAAAGCCTGGTGGCCTTCCAGATAGGCTTCTGGCGGAGCTTTGACGACTGGATAGCCGGATTCTCTTGTACCGTTAGAGAAAAAATTTTTTAATCCGCACCTCGAAAATTCGGGGTGGTAAAATTACAGGGTGCCCATCATGCAAACTCCAACCTCATCAATAATTCCGCCGACGGCGATGAAAGAATCCAAAGATAAAAATATACTGATTGTGGGAGCAACCGGCTACATCGGCCAAAAATTAATTCAGCGATTAAAGGAGACAGGCAACCCTATTCGCTGCCTGGTGCGAAATCCCCGTTCATTCAAGGAAAATCCATCGCAACAAATTCAAATTCAGCAAGGGGATCTAATTGATTTCGAAAGCATCAAAAACGCTTTCACCGGAATCGATACGGCATTTTATTTAGTCCACAGCCTGGATGTTAAAAGGGATTTTGAAAAACAAGAACAAAAGGCGGCGACAAACTTTGCCAATGCCGCAAAAAGCGCCAATATTAAGCGGATCATCTACCTTGGAGCATTGGGAAACGAAGAGGAGGGCCCCCTTTCCCCACATCTCCAAAGCCGGAAAGAGGTGGGAAATATCTTAAGAAGCTCCGGCGTCCCGGTCCTGGAGTTTCAAGCATCCATCATTTTGGGGTCCGGTAGCTTGTCATTTGAAATGATAAGAACCCTGTCTGAGCGATTGCCCGCAATGCTCATGCCCAAGTGGGTCTTCGTTAAAGCACAACCCATCGGCGTGGCTGATGTCCTGGAATTTTTAATGCAGGGAATCGATATCAAAATGCAACATAATGAAATCATCGAAATTGGCGGGCCGGAGCAGGTTTCTTACAAAGATCTGATATCGGAATACTGCCGTCAACGAAAATTGCAACGATTGTTGATCCCGGTTCCCGTCCTCACTCCGTGGTTGTCGAGTTTGTGGCTGGAACTGGTCACCCCCATTTATGCAAGGGTTGGAAGAAAACTGGTTGAGAGCATCAAAAACCCAACCGTTGTAAAGAATGACAAAGCGTCACGAGTCTTTCCTGGAATTCACCCCAGAGGCATTTCAGAGGCGATTGGAAAGGCGATCCATGAGGCAGGTTAGCCTACTAAACCATCAGAAATGCTTTTTCGGATCATATTTTTAAAACTCTTTGCCACCAACAGGAATCCAAGGTTAAAACAGAAACTTCTATAAATCGGAGGTACCATGCCATCCTTAAGAAACTTTGTGACCTTATTCACCTTCATCGTTTCACTGTCGACTGGAACCATGGCCTGGGGACAGCAAAAAATTATTAGCGAAGATATTTTGAAAGTCGGCAAGGCCCTGCCCAACGTGACTTTGAAACGGTTTGCAGGAGAAGCCATCCAACTGGACCAACTCAAAGGAAAGATTAAAATCATCAGCATCGTCCCGCAACTCAACACGCCGGTCTGCGATGAGCAAACCCACCGATTCAGTGAAAAAAACGGCGGGTTGGATCAGTTTGTAGACATCATCACGCTGAGCACAAACTCCGCGGAAGGTCAGAAGAAGTTCGCCCAAAAAGCAAAAATCAACAACCTGATCTTTCTTTCCGACGCTCCTGAATATGATTTTGGAAAAGCGACCGGCCTGCTAAACAGTAGTTTTGGATATTTAAAACGAACGGTGATCGTCGTCGATGAGAATAACATCATACGCTACGTTGATTTTGTCCCGGGAGGAGGCCTGCCGAATATCGAAAAAGCCCTCGCTTCAGCTCGAATGCTTTTGGAAGAAAATAAGCCGAGCTAGCAAGGGTTATTTGGAACCTTTTTAACGGCAGAGTGGGAGTGCCTTTAGCGCGGGGGGGTCTTTCCGATATTAGACAGTGTTTTTCGGATGGCATCGTTTCTGGAGATATTCACATTGGCTTTGCGCGACAATTCCGCCAACTTTTTCTTAGCTTCCGCCTGGTCCTTAAGCGACTGTTTCTGGGACTGCAAAATCTGGTTCTGAATCTTAACCAGCTGATCCTGAGCCTGCTTGAGATCCTGCTGAGCTTTCAAAATCTGAGCCGGGTTCATAGCGTCCTGGTTTTTATTTATTTGCCCCTGAGCCTTGAGAATCTGGCCCTGGGACTGCCTGATTTCATTCTGGTTGGCGACAATTTGAGCCAGTTTTCCCTGCTCCGCCGCCATGGCTTTTAAAATATCAATCAACTTGGTCAGCTTTTGATTGGAGGCCTCGACGCCTGCCAGGCCGCCTTCAAGATTTTGCATCGACTGCCCCATCGCTTGCAACGATTGGCTCATGCCATTGCTCTGAGTCGCAAGTTGATTGGATGAACCGATCAATTTGTTTAGTTTTTCGCCGCTCAAGGCATTATCGGCCTGAATTTTAACAACATTCTGTTGAAGAGAGGCCAGGCTGGCTCCCGATGCCTGGCTCTGTGTCTGCATGCCCTTGAGACTCTCGGCCAGTTTATTTATTTTCTCATCAGCCACTTGCAAATTCCTGTTAACTCCCTCAACCAACTGTCCCGTTTTTTGCGATCCGCTATTGATTTGCATTGCGAGGTTTTCCTGCGCTTTGGACATGGCTTCAACTTGCTGGATCAGGACATCTTTCAACCGCACCATATTTTCGTGGGTACGGCCGACATTTTCGTCAGTCAACTTCATATTTTGCGAAAGAAGCTCGATATTTGTCCTTGTCATCTCACCTTCCTTGAGGCTTTTTTGAAGCACCTCGAGCAATTTCTGATTGGTGAGTTCTATATTAAACAGCCTATCCTTATTTTCTTTATTGGACTTGGACATCCCGGCCAGCAGTTCGTTACTTGTTTTAGACATTCCCTGAAGGAGCTGACTGCTGGTTTTTTCGTTTTGCTGGACAATCGTGGGGATCAGATCCGACTTGATAACCTCTTTGTACCTATCGAGGGTCTGCTCCTGCGCCTTCATCCGCTCAACCACTTTATTGAATGACTGACTGTTGGACTGGGCCAACCCCTGAAAAAACTCCTTATTGACATTGGCGAATTTTTCCATGTCACCGGCCATGTGACTTTGCAGCTGAGCGAACTGAGTCGCGAGGTTGGCCTGGAACCTTTCGTTGGCTATCTTTTGCTGGTCGATGGTCTTGACAATGTCCAGCTTGATCTGATTTTCGATATCCGCCAATTTCCGGTTGGTGGTCTGGAAGTGTCCGGTGACTTCCGATTGGCTTTGCTCTACCGTTCCCTGCAAATTGGGAACCAGATTTTTAATTTCTTCGATTTGGCGGAAGAGGTCTCTTTGAGCATTTTCAAGAGCCTGCATTTTGCCCGTTTCCAGAGTCACCAGCCGGGAGTTGATTTTCTTGATGTCCCTGAAAATCCTTCTCCAGTTTTCCTCGTCGTTGTCAAAGACGCCTGCGTCAACGGTGGTCGATACAAACATCAAACTGAGAATAACAACGCCAATACCTGCAGGTTTTAAAGCTTTCATCGGGAATGATCTCAAAGAGTAAAAAAGGATGGTTATAGTTTAATCCCAAAAATCGCGGGAATCCACTCCTTGTATCGGGGAAGAAATAGATAAGATCGCAACGGAGCCCCGTTGCGATCCCATGCTATCCAAACTACTTAGATGAGTCTATGCTACCAGAGGAAGGACTTACTCAGCAACCATAAAGTGCGCCCTTCGGTTCCGCCACCAGCAACCCTCATTGCT
It encodes:
- the radA gene encoding DNA repair protein RadA is translated as MAKPVSEYVCQNCGHRVSKWLGKCPGCEEWNSFSEEAIRGRRSASKSLASPGGNKDSGVQPITDVEPLNKKRWSTGISEFDRTLGGGMVEGSLTLVGGNPGIGKSTLLLQSMGCIARSGRKVLYISGEESPAQIKLRAERLDALSDNLLISPEICIEEVERLIDRVDPAVLVLDSIQTFYTSELPSAPGSIGQVREVAFKIFQDVKKRSLAALLIGHITKDGALAGPKALEHIVDTVIYFEGERGHSYRLLRTIKNRFGSTPEIGVFEMRPEGLVTVENPSEIFLSERPKNCPGSVIVSSLEGSRTLLVEVQALVSASSSIGMPRRMATGFDQNRMTLMIAIMEKRLGLQFQGEDIFVNIAGGIKVNEPAIDLGIAAAIASSLKNQMIDLQTVMIGEVGLTGEVRSVMQLEPRIVEAERLGFERCIVPATAKKSKSLPKSRMELCFVEDLTQAFEIIFP
- the prx-3_2 gene encoding putative thiol peroxidase — encoded protein: MPSLRNFVTLFTFIVSLSTGTMAWGQQKIISEDILKVGKALPNVTLKRFAGEAIQLDQLKGKIKIISIVPQLNTPVCDEQTHRFSEKNGGLDQFVDIITLSTNSAEGQKKFAQKAKINNLIFLSDAPEYDFGKATGLLNSSFGYLKRTVIVVDENNIIRYVDFVPGGGLPNIEKALASARMLLEENKPS